In the genome of Candoia aspera isolate rCanAsp1 chromosome 4, rCanAsp1.hap2, whole genome shotgun sequence, the window TACTCTTCTTAATATGGTAGGGTGGTATGCCTTGCATATTTGCTATAGAAATACATTAGAATTGTGCATGTCCTGTGTTAGAATAATGAAGAGAACagaaatgttctttttatttgtatGTGCAACATGCACTAAAGTAGTCTATACCATCATATTGCCAATGTTCTATATTATTTGATGTACAGTACGGACAAAACATTCACATTGCATTCTGAGTGACTATTTTGCGCAGAAGTTCTGTGATTTTAGATTAGCAATGTCATTCTATTTTGACAGATGCATGCTAAGCAGGTATatggttattttttaaacatatctTCCTAAGGATTTAATAACCATCTTATGTATTCTCCACAGTTAGGATTTAcgtttcttttttattctttctaattaCACTGACACTGGTTTTGAAAATTAGTGTAACAGTGTATCATAATGGGATTAGATTCATAGCTGGCTACTAAAGCTGGTCAGAACCTTAACTAGTTCCTGATGGTTTGTCTTACAGAATATAAGTAAgatgtttcttttctcttgagAATAGAAACCCTGCAAATAACGATAGAGAGAAAGGCCCACTTCAGGTTCCTGCAAAGCATAAGAGGAAAAAAGGATATTGTGAATGCTGTATGAAGAAATACGATGATCTTCATGCGGTATGTATATCTTACctaaattatgtatttttgtaGGGTGAATATTCCTAAATTCTAATATTCCAATCTGTTATATTGCCCTTGTCTTTGAAACCatagcttttcataattttgtATTGTGTTAGAGTCATACAGATAAATCAGTTAAACAGCGTATTTTTCTGAAAGGAAGTTGACTCTTCTCCAGAGGAAAAGTAGTTagaaaaaattataaatacagACAAAAGTCCTATTTAGTGCTCAGTTTTTCTACCTTGTGAACCTAGATTATTCAAGTATAGCTGAAACCTATCCTGAAGATTCATCTACTCCCAAGAATGTCTGTGATCTGCTTGTATATCACAACATACCTACCAAAAGCTATACTGCTGATTGTAATTGTTTGCAAAATAAGACACCTCATTTATACAATTAACATCCACTGTCTATTACATTGCATATACCAGCTACTCTCACACTCAAAACTACACACAGAAATAATATAAGTACACACCCATATCCTTTTTACAGCAGAAACAGTTAAAAggagacacccccacccccaagattggGTAAGAAAAAATACTAGAAAAAGGGGGAGAAAGGGTAGAGCAAAACTGGATGGAAATGAGGTAAGGagaagagaaacaaaaagaagtTTAAACATTACAAAAAATTAATATTCATCAGACAAGCAGACCCATCTAAGACATAACTAATATTCAGAGGTATCCAAGCTCTGTAACCATTTGCATTATTCACccatttgcttatttttaaaagtaacttcTAGTTTCCTCAAAagatatccccccccccacaaacttATAGgtaattatttggggggggggaacccttctCTTCCTGAGAAATGCAGTAGATGTTCTAATGAGATTGCTTCTGCCTTATTTTTGATGTAATTGTGAATGCATTCAGTTTTCTAAGTAAAATGTAATTAGCGTTTTCAAAGTGATGTTAATTTGCACTGAGATTCCCCTTATTAAATAATACTAGAAAACCTGTATTTccatgtatattttctatatataaGAACATATacttcctgtgtgtgtgtgtgtgtatacatatatatatatctgtgctTGTGTATGTATTTAACAGTGATAAGGGACTATAGAAGTATCATAGGGTATGCATGTTACAGACCTTCTACAGTACTTTTTGAAACATTAGGAAACAAAAAACTGCTGTCAACATCTCTGTCTGTGTatctgtgcctttgagtcagtgttgatgcctggcgactgcctggaaaagtctctgcagtttgcttggcaatattatggaagtgatttgccattgcctccttcctagggctgagagagagtgactggcccaaggtcacccagctggcttcatgccaaaagtgggactagaactcagcttcctggtttctagcctgatgccttaaccactacaccaaactggctctctgttatcATCTAAGAAATATTTTGTTCATTCTTGGTGATACTATGCTAGGCTAAGTCAAAGACTATTAGCCAGTATAGAGGTGAAATGTAAAACATCGGTCAATTTAGCAGTTCTTTGTCTATATTTGGTGTATTCTATAATGGGGCACACAGGtactatcagtatgctgatgatactcagatttacatctccacccctggctgcccaagtgatgctgtggaggtcctgttttggtgtctggaggctgtgtgggtttggGTGAGGAACAGGCTCCAGTTCAACCCTAACAAGACTGCCTTTTGTTGTTAGGGTATTAGGGCCCCCTAGTTCCAGGAACTTTCcgtctcttgttctggatggggtgcactaccccaaacagaatGTGTACACAGTTGGGGGTCCTGGACTCACAGATCctgtttgaggagcaggtggtagctgtgtgccagttgtgccttttcctgaACCGGGAGACTCTGTTCATGTCATTCACACCTTGGGTACCTCCTGAATGGAATACTGCAATGCTCTTAACATGGGGctcccttgaagagcatccagaagctacagttggtgcaGAATGAAACACCGTGAGCAATTATGTGTGGTCCTCAGTCACCACGTTATCTCTGGTCTGTGAGCTGTACTGATTACCaatatgcttctgggttcaattcaaggtgctggtgatgacctataaagtccttcatggcatgggactgggtatttgagggaccatctctccctgaTTACGTCTACCCATCCTgaagaggcatgctctgggtcccgtctGTCATTTGGAGAGGCCCAAGAAGAACGTTTTTCTGTCGTGTGTAGTATATATTTTTTGGAATGTCATCTCCCCAGAGATTAAATTGGCCAAAACCCTACTGGGTTTTCATAAGGCCTTAAAGAAATAGTTTTGCCACCAGGCTGCTCACTCTGTTGCTGTtgggggtgtgcgtgtgtgtgtgtgtgtgtgtgtgtttatatgtgtgtggatggatggatggatggatggaaggaaggagagagagagagagagagagagagagaaagaagcataCATAAGTATGCTTTAGATCAAGTAGTAGCTTGGAAACTTCTAAACAGCTTTGCCCTGCAAAAATAAAAGGACTGGTAATATAGCCTGGTTGTATTAGAATGTGTAtgtcaaaaatgtttatttttgtgaATTATACTATTTTAGGATAGCGAACAATTGTAGGCTAGAAATGCTCTCTTCGTAATAAAGTTGACACTATTGTTCAAAAAGGACTTCCCAACTTTAGAACATATGTactaattataatttaaattctaaattgaatttaaatgtaaattataatttataatttaaaactaaatattaaataattctgTGCAATATAGAAGTGTATATATTTATAACTTTCAAGTGTAGAATTTTTCTCACATCTTAAAAGTAATTTTATCTCCAACTAATTTAAACTGTATCTAAACtacattttaaactattttttcaaaaaaatatacagtacatactgtaATAACTTGCATACAAATGATactggtactttttttttttacttcagcaTGTTGAAAGTGAACAACACCAGAACTTTGCACAGAGTTCTCAGTATCAAGTAGTGGATGACATCATTTCTAAGTTTTCTTGTGACTTTTTAGAACTGAGAGAAAATACACCAAAAGTTAAAAGGTAAAACAACATTTTCTCCATCTAACAAAGGATATGAAGGGCAGGGTGGCAGATCATCATTTTACATCACTACTACAACCCATGCAGACTCTTGGATCACAAGTGATGCAGTACATCATTGGGGATAGACAGAAACCTCAGAATAAGTCATTCTAAACACACACCCTATCTAAGGGCAAGTTTTCCTATCTGCAGAAAGGAGGACACAAATACCAATGACTGTGGGTAGAAGTCTAGTGAAATTACCCACCTGTGGACTCATATATTCAAAAACAACacccccttctccccctcccatttGTCTTCCATACAAACAACTAGAGGCCTTACTGATAGAGGACCCTATCTGCAGCTGTGGTTATGTCACACTTTCAGATGCCATGGCTCCACAGGAAAATGGTACACTGGACTTACATAAAGGtccttttttttacaaaaacatCACGACATTCAGTTAACtccagagtgggggggggggtattgtgAGTCCTGAGTACTATCTGCAGCTAATTATATGTAGTTGTGTCAGTTATTCTTGTTTCTGTCTTCATAGTTCTGTCAGAGTTACTCCTGTTTCTTGTCCTTAGGAAGTTATTTTTCCTCTTAGTTCTTTTTCTGCCTTGACCGTTTGAAAGCGGGGCAAGGGACTATATCCTGCCACAGGAAGTGACCTCAGAAAATTCTAAGCCTTGCCTTGAGGTGTCCTGTTTTAGATCTTAAGGTTCTTTAATATACCTTGCTTTTTTTCGCCTGGTTAAATGGATTAAAATAGATTATAGTAATAGATTATAAGGTAACAATTTTAAAGAGATATAGTAATCGCCTATTAGCTTTCATGCTGATTTCAGCCAGCCTATAGTGTTTAAGCTATGAAGTATGAGTAGCTTTTAAGGTCAGAATAAAAACAGATGTATTTTCTTGtctgacatttttatttattaataaaggaGTAAGCAGCATTGTAAGTGTAATGGTTTATTTACTCCTAGGTATGCAAtacacaagggacgcggtggcgctgtgggttaaactgctgagcttgccgatcggaaggtcggcggttcgaatccgcgtgacggggcgagctcccgttgctagtcccagctcctgccaacctggcagttcgaaaacatgcaaatgagagtagattaataggcaccacttcggcgggcaggtaacggcgttccattcagtcatgccggccacatgaccacggaagtgtctacggacaaacgctggctctttggctttgaaacagagatgagcaccaccccctagagtcggacacgactggacttaatgtcaagggaaacctttacctttacctatgcaatACATAATAGGGTGGGAAAGCTACTCTAAGTACATTTGCAGTGATTTAAGAATAGCTAAAATTTACACAGTTGTTGTTTTCTACATGTTTCAGAATTTGCACTGACCTTTGTGTCCCAAGTCACTTCGTTGTGTTTGCAGTTAACTTTAGCATAGGGCAGCTATGGAAACTTAGGGAAGCTCACTTTGAAATTATCACTGACCACATCTATGGTAAAATGTTTTCTAAATTCCTGTAGCATATGATACTTGTGAAAAATATAGCATTTCTgtcaattttataatttaaatatagacttcACCCTGAACCTCAATCATAGAGGTTAGTTTGGtcgttttataaatgtattttaactttgtcttaattttttttttgtttattatctattaagatagatttatatatattcactaagcACTCTTCCTGTACTGGTCTATGAgcgtaataaataaattgatttatttaGCACTTCTGCTAATATTATGAGAAAGACAATTGATGCCTTTAGTTTTACTAAGAAAGGGCAACTTAGCCATTGCCGCAAATTCCTACATTTTTATCAACCATTCCTATATCCCTGGATTTGGGAAATTGCTAATAcatagtttaaaataattttacatcTGCTGCTACTGTCAGACAGTGGAGACTTTTAGTGTGCTCTTTAGTTTTTTGTGAGTGTAGTGGTTCAAATCTAATacaatatattgaaatatatagaCATATTTACTGCATATGAAAGATGTCTGCTTGACTTTCTTAAAACTTCCAGCACATGTAATTTATTATATTATGTGGAAAATAATAACTTGAAATGGTGGGCTTTCAAAGGCTAAAGCAAATGGATGCTAAAATATATCCTATTGTTTGGTTTTTGCTTTGCAATTTGCAAGGATCTTAAAAATTCTCTGCTACTGTTGTCTTTAGTTCAAGGAATCTGGGGAACAGGTAATAGAGGTATTTCTAGTTGCACATTTGGCAAgctatttttgttgttcttttgagATCAGTAAGCAAAAAAAAGTACAGTTCAATTTAACAGCTTTGGCTTCCTTTTGAGAAAAGAATGTGGCTGGCTAAATACTGTCTCCTGTTGAACATATCTCAGGATAATATTTACCATAGACAACCAAGGTTGTGGCAAACTGTAAACCTGGAGTAATCTTTTGAGAGCTGATTTGTACCATTAATGACTTATTACTTACCTTGTTTGTATACATTGGAAGAGTTGTTCTTAACTTTTACttaattaatttctttaattttagGCGCAAATGTAGTGTTGGACAGTTTGCTCCTCTCATtggaacaaaaaaggaagaactgaAAGAAAGACTGATGAGGCGAGATATTCCATTGAGGTGGTATTCTAGGGAAAGCATTGCAATGGAAGCATTCAAAGAAGGCTCTGGACACATAGATGTATATCCTAAGTCTGCACAAAACAATTCTACCTCTGAACCTTCATGTTCCGTTTGTTCCTATCATACCATCTGTTCTTCAGAAACATCAAGAAAACTAAATGGCAGTACTGAATGCATCAGAATACCTAAAACTTCAAACTTGAAAGAAATAGTTTTATCAACAAATTTGGTACAACTACCTCCCCCAAAAGAAAGTAAAGCATATATGAAAAATTTGCCAGAAATTTATGGACACTGTGAACCACTATCAAGACAGATTTCACAGGGGTTGTCAACAAATTTAAACTCACTTCATACTCAGATCCAAGAGTCTGAGTTTAGTGAACAAAACAACATCTCAAAGTCAAAACGAAAATTGAATAATGCAATTCTTCTGCCAGCAAAATGTTTGAAGAAAGTATCTACTCATTTACCAATTGACAAAGAACTTGTTGACTGTAATGTGGTGAGCAATTTTCCAAGAGAACTTTCAGTTGTTTTAGAGTCAGAAAAAACATCACATAGTCTTCCTACAAAGAAAGACCCAATTTTGTTGACAGACATTGGTATACAAAGCTCACCTTCAATAAAACTCAACAGAAAAGTCATACATTCcataggaagaaataaaaaaggaaatctgaaaCAAAATATGGAATTATGCTTACAGCAGGCAGAGAAGCCACCTGTTCTGGAGGAAACAAAAAATGAACACAGCTCATCAACACAAGCTCTATTACAGTTGTTTCAGACCAGTGATGCAAACTCAGATTTTAGGGGGTTTTCAAGTATACAAGAGAACAAAGATTCAAGTTTAATGAAAAATAGTTGGGAAGACCAGCATACAGATGCCCTCTGGTCTTTGTTTTCTACATCTGCCTCTTCTTCACCATTTACTGGATTTTAATgttgctttatttaaaacaatgagTATAGAATAAACGTGCcaactgaaaaaaatgtgaatatgTGTTTCTATAataaatgatgataataatgattCTTTAAACCACTATGTGCATATTATTCCACCTGGGTTCATActtttgctgcctgctgttcGTTTTTCAATAGCTGCAGAGAGAAAGCTTCCGTAGAATCCTTATAATAAATTATTTCTCATAAGATTCTATTTCCACAAGTGTATATAACACTGGAAACATTTGTTGccatgcacatactgtatattctaccGTAGAATCTATATTGTAGTAAACCACCAATTTTATGGCCTTCAGATGCAATGGACAACATTTTTATCTAGACATCCCCAGATAAGTCCATTGAATGCCAATTAATCTGAACAAGATTCTTAAATGTATGTTAACTTATGTTTATATCAATTTGTgccatttgtgtaatgacattgTGCAAATTGCATAAATTGCAGTTAATGGCATACTttcagatttaacagacattcatGTGTAACAAGCACTCCCTTCCCCTAACTTGTCAGTTAAATTAAGCCTTTACTATAATGGAGAATTAGTATTTCTTTGTTTAACAATTTGGACTAAGCTCCTAAAACTGGCTAAATGCCTAGCCAAAGGCCAGAGGAAGTGACATAAACAGTGCCCTGCCAACATACTGTACGTGCTCTCGGGATAGCGTTTAAATGCTTAGAGTCGGCTCCCTCCATCACAGTGGTTGAAATCCCAAGGCTGTTAAAACATTCCTAATCTTGGATCCACAAGATCCAAAGTGTAGTTTCTTCTACAGCTTACTCCAATGTGTATTCTTGAGCGCACACATTATGAAGCAGATCTTAATCTTGCTGAATGGATAAgaggttatttttttctgtgagaacaaaaataaaaattttctAATGCTAGGAAACAGGATGTTGCACTCAATGCAGAAATCCAACTTAAAACATTCCCAGCAGTTACCTCTGCTGGAAGGCATCCAGGAAAGAGAAGCGTACCTTTGCTCtaggtcagccttccccaatctaggTGCccttcaggtgtgtggacttcgcTTCTCAGAAATGGCAATactctgggaattctggaagttgaagtccccacatctgaaGGGTTAGGAAAAATAGTTCTGAGCAATTGGTTCTAATACCAAACTGCTGTCACTCCtaaagagttaaaaaaaacaaccagcaTCTGCCTTTCTGTTACTTCCCATCATTTTTTGTGTTGttaaaggcaatgggctagaaaccaggagactgggttctagtccttaggcatgaaagcaggctgggtgaccttgtccAGTCACtcactcagcccagctcacctcacagggttgttgtgggggaaataggaggaggaaggagtattaggtatgtccccagccttgcgttatttataaaaataataaagggatagaaaataacttCGGATAGTCAAAGAGCGCTATtatattccccctcccctgccccctccCAATCTTCTCTAGGTACCCAGTTCTCACCATCTCATTGTAAAATTGGTTTCCAATCCCCAATATTTTGTTAGCCTTTTCTGAATCTATTCAGTTCATCCAAATCCTTAGTTCTGTGGTGCCAGAACTGGATATGCAATCTGATTAAGTCAAAACAGTAGAACAATTCTTTTCCCTATTCAGAACATTATTTTGATCGATACAACTCAGATTGTGCTTCCTCTTCTGTTCATCTTGCTGCTGATTTATACTATATCTAATCTGATTAATTTCAGTTCCAAGATACTTTAGTGCCTATTGCCAAGCCAGTTATTCTGCATTTTATACCTATGCATAGGATTTTTCCCTAAGTGAATAACATGGTTTCTCTTTGTTAAATTAAACTACTTCCAGCACGTTTAACTAACGTTTGAAGTTCTATTGGACCAATTTGTGCATCATCTGTATTCTCCCCATCTTGTCATTGAAGTTACAAGAACATTAAAATATACCTTAAAACTGTGCCTGGTTGCATATGAACCACTGATGACACACTTGTACGGTTTGCAAGCTAGCTGTTAGATCCTAATCATAGATCTAATCCTCTAGATGCCAGCTAGCAAGCACTTAATGTGAGCATTGTCCAAAGCAGTGGGAGAAAACAATCTTTACATTTTTGCAACTTTCTAGTTTTGGTCCCTTGCTTGTAAGTTGAAATACTTTTGAATGTCCCAGATGTTATGATTGCCTTCTCCTGACCTGAAGAGAAAAGGAAGTCTTGCTGGATTATAAATTACCATTCTTGGAGATAGTAGACAAAGTTAATTACTGCATCCCAACTTGTGACCCACAGAGCTCAATTTCAACATCTGGAATGTTAGAAAATTCCAATTCCCAAAGCTTATGTTTTAATGTTCTCAATGCTGTCTtctgattattttctttctggGATGTATTGTGCTGGATAGGTTCAATAAGATTGTGGGCTGCAAAAGACTAACACAACTACCCTTCTAGAAAGTGGCATTTAAAACTCTAGTATGCTATGGCATATTTTCTCCTTACATGTGATTGGGAACtctggaaattgtagtcccaAGTCATCTGCTGTCTCCTAAGAACCACTTTAAACAGCATTATCATGGTTTATGAATGTCATAGCAATAAAATGGACAACAGCTGGTTGGGTTGAGACAAGTAATAATATTTAACTATAGCCTATTTTATAAGCAACAGTGACCTGGTGCCACATATAACTAAGCCATGCTGGCTAGACGTACACATCAAATAAGACATTATGTGGCTTGTttagtttttgtatttattttagaaatatatttattttagaaaatttatataatTGCCCATCTTAGGTACATAAATCTGGGTGGCCAACAACAATATAAAAACTAACCCATTAAAATAATACAGTCTAAGATAAAAATGAGTAAGAACTGAGGCACCACATAGCAATTCtataacacacacatacacacagagagagaacttGGGCTCCCATAACACCCTAGTGCAattcagccaattgtgatttataaaaaaaaaaagtagttgagCAACCCATAAGCTTAGAACATGAACTGtagtgatgtgtgaacccaaccaatgtgAAGGGGAGATTCCCAGGCGCTTCAGCCAACAGTAGCTTCTGAATCTATTTTCAGGactgtttctttccttttacacATTTCATGTGAAGAAATAAAATCAGCCTTTATTTGGGCTTCCAAGAAAAGCAATGAAGCTTTTTAGCAAATGTCTACCACGTCATCATTTCTGACTGCTTAAAATACCCATTGCCAGTAATTATTGAACTTTTATTTGATGTGGTGGGTTCACATCTTGCAGCAAATCATGGTTTGTATAAACCACCAATTGGTTCTGTGGATGCTAAACCACCAATTGTGGTTTATACACCATAGTGGCTGGAATCACACAACCCACTCCCagcagcaagcaagcaaatgacATTGTGGCTTAGCAGGATGCGCACAGTCAACATCTAGCAACCCTTTGGATTTGTTACTACTGTTTATTTGGCCTGTTCCGTCTCCACATTGGCTGGAAAGATAATTTCTCAACTTCAGCGAAAAGATCATCCTTGGCGTAGGAAACGAGAGCAGCGGGTCGAGCTCGAAGTTCCCACCCCCCCAATTTAACTAACTGCATTTCCCAGATTTTCCCTCTCTTGCCGTGTACCCCCCACCCCGAACCCCGGCCATCGGGTTGCCTTCTCCAGATCGGGGCGGCGGGATGCAGAAAGGGAGGGCACCTCGCCCGGCTGTGGATCCCCCTCGCCCTggggctgaggaggaggagagcgAGAAGGGAGGAGCTTGAAGCCTCTGAGATACAGCAAGATACCCAATGCAGTAAAAGCTCTCGACGCGAGCGGAAGCCGGCGGCACACAATGCAGCACTGAGGCGGTGGCGAGGAGGCGCCTCTCCCGCTAGCAGCAGCAGCGCCTTTCCTCTCCCTCACTCCGATCGCCTTGTGATCCTCGCTTCTCGCGGG includes:
- the DBF4 gene encoding protein DBF4 homolog A, which translates into the protein MKPGGLKSSSKGQFPCDMQERRERSNPPLKTVKKDSTKSDKLKYKPLTGKVFYLDIPSNILSEKIAKDLKELGGRVEGFLSKDISYLISNKKEAKFAQTLGQISPVPSLESVCNGGNSSPHPSSKRDRNDGSTFKLVDTVRLSRGKSLVEKAIKEQELIPSGSILSSALTWGVKILHTDDIKNYIDQKKKDLSLVKKSSTEIKDVEKVSTNQKIKSKLKNPFLKIEDRRCHYRPFYLQLSSFPVVNYSNPRPCSPFDVEKKNANGQKQIHNKQRNPANNDREKGPLQVPAKHKRKKGYCECCMKKYDDLHAHVESEQHQNFAQSSQYQVVDDIISKFSCDFLELRENTPKVKRRKCSVGQFAPLIGTKKEELKERLMRRDIPLRWYSRESIAMEAFKEGSGHIDVYPKSAQNNSTSEPSCSVCSYHTICSSETSRKLNGSTECIRIPKTSNLKEIVLSTNLVQLPPPKESKAYMKNLPEIYGHCEPLSRQISQGLSTNLNSLHTQIQESEFSEQNNISKSKRKLNNAILLPAKCLKKVSTHLPIDKELVDCNVVSNFPRELSVVLESEKTSHSLPTKKDPILLTDIGIQSSPSIKLNRKVIHSIGRNKKGNLKQNMELCLQQAEKPPVLEETKNEHSSSTQALLQLFQTSDANSDFRGFSSIQENKDSSLMKNSWEDQHTDALWSLFSTSASSSPFTGF